A window of the Thalassospira indica genome harbors these coding sequences:
- a CDS encoding cation diffusion facilitator family transporter codes for MSQCPVIDIAQKETWARRATTASIVIAATLILIKAVGWFLTDSVSLLSSMIDSMLDVGTSVINFMAVRSAWRPADYDHRFGHGKAEPLAGLFQSAFMIGAAILVLAEAASRITEPMPISFAVEGLWIMGVSLIMTIGLVLLQRKAVRISGSAAVEADSLHYSSDILSNLAVMIALFGGMSGLAWADPAIGGLVAIFLLYSAVKVGRTSVKVLMDAELPESDSQRIIELTMKNPDVIGIHRLRTRSSGVHRFAEIELIMDGGMLMRESHTICHQVMDSIRAEYPDLDITIHPEPPEDIHLDEFSGYTEDPEFWHTGRAKRAGQHDIPVNNSVGEVAAMGR; via the coding sequence ATGAGTCAATGTCCCGTCATTGACATCGCACAGAAAGAGACTTGGGCGCGTCGTGCAACGACGGCCTCCATTGTCATTGCTGCGACACTGATCCTGATCAAGGCTGTCGGCTGGTTCCTGACCGATTCCGTCAGCCTTCTATCTTCCATGATTGATAGCATGCTTGATGTTGGTACCTCTGTGATCAACTTCATGGCTGTGCGGTCGGCCTGGCGTCCGGCGGATTACGATCACCGATTTGGCCATGGGAAGGCAGAACCGCTTGCCGGTCTGTTCCAATCCGCCTTCATGATTGGGGCTGCGATCCTGGTTCTGGCCGAGGCGGCATCGCGCATCACCGAACCCATGCCAATTTCATTTGCCGTCGAAGGCCTTTGGATCATGGGTGTTTCGCTGATCATGACCATTGGTCTGGTTTTGCTTCAGCGCAAGGCGGTGCGGATTTCAGGCTCGGCCGCGGTCGAGGCGGACTCGCTTCATTACAGCAGCGATATTCTGTCCAATCTGGCGGTGATGATTGCCCTGTTTGGCGGGATGTCGGGCCTTGCCTGGGCCGATCCGGCGATTGGCGGGCTTGTTGCGATCTTCCTGCTCTATTCCGCAGTCAAGGTTGGCCGGACCTCGGTCAAGGTTCTGATGGATGCGGAACTGCCCGAATCTGATAGCCAGCGCATCATCGAACTGACCATGAAAAACCCCGATGTCATCGGCATCCACCGTCTGCGGACCCGTTCATCGGGCGTGCATCGCTTTGCCGAGATCGAATTGATCATGGATGGCGGCATGCTGATGCGCGAATCGCACACCATCTGTCATCAGGTGATGGACAGCATCCGTGCAGAATATCCCGATCTCGATATCACCATCCATCCGGAACCGCCCGAAGACATCCACCTTGATGAATTCAGCGGCTATACCGAGGATCCGGAATTCTGGCACACCGGCCGCGCCAAACGTGCCGGGCAGCACGACATCCCGGTCAACAACAGTGTCGGCGAAGTCGCGGCCATGGGGCGCTAG
- a CDS encoding response regulator: MPDQKNGSINNLLLIEDNPGDARLVREALREFKQPVELHHVKDAMTALQFLQQDGPYRNSPRPRLILLDLNMPRKDGREMLRDIRNDPNCASIPVIVLTTSGAEHDVDLCYAAGANCYLRKPVDVTEFIELMKMIESFWLGLALTPTP, encoded by the coding sequence ATGCCGGATCAAAAGAACGGTTCAATAAACAACCTGTTGTTGATTGAAGATAATCCTGGTGATGCGCGCCTGGTGCGCGAAGCACTTCGGGAATTCAAACAACCGGTTGAATTGCATCACGTAAAGGATGCGATGACCGCACTGCAGTTTTTGCAGCAAGATGGTCCGTATCGCAATTCACCGCGCCCACGCCTGATTCTTCTGGACCTCAACATGCCGCGCAAGGATGGCCGCGAAATGTTGCGCGATATCCGCAATGATCCCAATTGCGCATCCATTCCGGTAATCGTCCTGACAACGTCCGGTGCCGAGCATGATGTCGATCTGTGCTATGCCGCCGGGGCAAACTGTTATTTGCGGAAACCGGTTGATGTGACAGAATTCATCGAACTGATGAAAATGATCGAATCCTTCTGGCTGGGACTGGCGTTGACCCCCACGCCGTAA
- a CDS encoding heme lyase CcmF/NrfE family subunit, which translates to MIVEIGHYALILSLVMAVAQSTVPFLAASRRDAALLAVAPRLALACFALVAASFLALTYAYVSSDFSVLNVLANSHTSKPKIYKITGVWANHEGSMLLWVLILTLFGGAVAAFGRNLPPTLLARVLGVMGLIGAGFILFIVLTSNPFERVLNPPLDGEGMNPLLQDPGIAIHPPFLYLGYVGFSVAFAFAVAALIEGRVDPAWARWVRPWTLAAWVFLTAGIGLGSWWAYYELGWGGWWFWDPVENASFMPWLAGTALLHSAIVVEKRDALKSWTIFLAILAFSFSLLGTFLVRSGALTSVHAFATDPTRGVFILFLLFIAVGGSLTLYAWRAPTLKGGGLFQPISREGALIFNNVLLSIAAAMVLLGTLYPLLLETLTGEKISVGAPFFNATFVPIITPVIVAMAFGPLMPWKRADLLGVFNKLKIALAAASVVVLVTLWLSGGPAFALFGMGLAAWLFVGSILEWSGRIKLFREPVGTSLRRMRNLPRSAHGTMLAHAGVAIVVAGITGSQAWTEEAVQSLAVGESTELAGHTFILSGIREYQGPNYAAREAEITITTPGERTVVLTPEKRVYTVEGMPTTEAGIQSSFTGDIYAVIGDQDESGKWITRFYVKPLIPWMWFGGLVMVFGGLMSLSDRRYRIGAPARSHKTAAKAVPAE; encoded by the coding sequence ATGATTGTAGAGATCGGACATTACGCGCTGATACTGTCATTGGTGATGGCAGTGGCCCAATCCACCGTACCGTTTCTGGCGGCATCGCGGCGTGACGCCGCACTTCTGGCCGTCGCACCACGGTTGGCTTTGGCATGCTTTGCACTGGTCGCGGCAAGTTTCCTTGCGCTAACCTATGCCTATGTCAGTTCCGACTTCTCGGTCCTTAACGTTCTGGCTAACAGCCATACCTCCAAACCGAAGATCTACAAGATCACAGGCGTTTGGGCCAATCACGAAGGATCGATGCTGCTTTGGGTGCTGATCCTGACCCTGTTTGGTGGCGCGGTGGCGGCATTTGGCCGCAATCTTCCGCCGACGCTACTGGCCCGTGTGCTGGGTGTGATGGGGCTGATTGGGGCTGGCTTTATCCTGTTTATTGTTCTGACGTCGAACCCGTTTGAGCGCGTCTTGAACCCGCCGCTTGACGGCGAAGGCATGAACCCGCTGTTGCAGGACCCGGGCATCGCCATTCATCCGCCGTTCCTCTATCTCGGCTATGTCGGATTTTCGGTGGCCTTTGCCTTTGCGGTCGCAGCCCTGATTGAAGGCCGGGTTGATCCGGCTTGGGCGCGTTGGGTGCGCCCCTGGACGCTGGCAGCCTGGGTATTTCTGACCGCCGGCATCGGGCTTGGTTCCTGGTGGGCCTATTACGAGCTTGGCTGGGGCGGCTGGTGGTTCTGGGACCCGGTCGAAAACGCATCCTTCATGCCGTGGCTTGCGGGGACTGCGCTTTTGCATTCGGCCATCGTGGTGGAAAAGCGCGACGCGCTTAAAAGCTGGACCATCTTTTTGGCGATCCTGGCGTTTTCCTTCTCGCTTCTGGGGACCTTCCTTGTGCGGTCGGGTGCGCTGACATCGGTGCATGCCTTTGCCACCGATCCGACGCGCGGGGTGTTTATCCTGTTCCTGCTGTTCATTGCCGTTGGCGGGTCGTTAACACTTTATGCCTGGCGGGCACCGACATTGAAGGGTGGCGGGCTGTTCCAGCCGATCTCGCGCGAAGGGGCGCTTATTTTTAACAATGTCCTTTTGTCGATTGCCGCCGCCATGGTTTTGCTCGGCACACTTTATCCGCTGTTGCTTGAAACCCTGACTGGCGAGAAAATCTCGGTCGGCGCACCGTTCTTTAACGCGACCTTCGTTCCGATCATCACCCCGGTAATTGTCGCGATGGCCTTTGGCCCATTGATGCCGTGGAAACGTGCCGACCTTCTTGGCGTGTTTAACAAGCTCAAGATCGCCCTTGCGGCTGCCTCCGTTGTGGTGCTGGTGACACTTTGGCTGTCGGGTGGCCCGGCCTTTGCCCTGTTCGGGATGGGGCTTGCAGCCTGGCTGTTTGTCGGATCGATCCTTGAGTGGTCGGGCCGGATCAAGCTGTTCCGCGAGCCAGTTGGCACCAGCCTGCGCCGCATGCGCAATCTGCCGCGCTCGGCCCACGGCACGATGCTGGCCCATGCCGGTGTGGCAATCGTGGTGGCCGGTATCACCGGATCGCAGGCCTGGACCGAAGAAGCCGTTCAGTCACTTGCCGTTGGCGAAAGCACCGAACTTGCCGGGCATACCTTTATCCTGTCTGGCATTCGTGAATATCAGGGGCCGAACTATGCCGCCCGCGAAGCGGAAATCACCATCACCACACCGGGCGAACGCACCGTTGTCCTGACACCGGAAAAGCGCGTCTACACGGTCGAAGGCATGCCAACCACCGAAGCCGGCATTCAGTCAAGCTTCACCGGTGACATCTATGCCGTGATCGGTGATCAGGATGAAAGCGGCAAATGGATCACGCGGTTTTACGTCAAACCCCTGATCCCATGGATGTGGTTTGGTGGGCTTGTCATGGTGTTTGGCGGTTTGATGTCGCTTTCGGATCGTCGTTATCGCATCGGGGCACCGGCCCGTTCCCACAAAACTGCCGCCAAAGCAGTGCCCGCAGAATAA
- a CDS encoding PhoH family protein, whose product MGKRAARRRNRPQQSNNNVHELFDENNADWHPLGGSDQTGTEQKGQRDQSYRRNIRPKSENQAALMDAIDNYNLVMALGPAGTGKTYIAVSKAVEALDNGDIARIVLARPAVEAGENIGFLPGDVEAKMAPYLRPLYDALNDRLGAKRLKTYISDGTIEIAPIGYMRGRTLNNAFVVIDEAQNCTYGQLKMLVTRLGWNSTMILTGDPDQTDLLPEMSGLSEMSERLENVEDVACVQLRDKDIVRHPLVASMLTVL is encoded by the coding sequence ATGGGTAAGCGCGCAGCACGTCGTCGTAACCGTCCGCAGCAGTCTAATAACAATGTTCATGAACTGTTTGATGAAAACAATGCTGATTGGCACCCGCTTGGCGGGTCGGATCAGACCGGAACAGAACAGAAAGGACAACGCGATCAAAGCTACCGCCGCAACATCCGCCCGAAAAGTGAAAACCAGGCAGCCCTGATGGATGCCATCGACAATTACAATCTGGTCATGGCCCTTGGCCCGGCCGGCACCGGCAAAACCTATATCGCTGTATCCAAGGCGGTCGAAGCCCTTGATAACGGCGACATCGCCCGCATCGTTCTGGCCCGCCCTGCGGTTGAAGCCGGGGAAAATATCGGTTTCCTGCCAGGTGACGTCGAGGCCAAAATGGCACCGTATCTGCGCCCGCTTTATGATGCGCTCAATGATCGCCTGGGGGCGAAGCGCCTTAAGACTTATATCTCGGACGGCACGATCGAGATTGCACCGATCGGTTATATGCGGGGTCGCACACTCAACAACGCCTTTGTGGTGATCGACGAGGCGCAGAACTGCACATACGGACAGCTTAAGATGCTGGTCACTCGCCTTGGCTGGAACTCCACCATGATCCTGACCGGCGACCCGGACCAGACCGACCTTCTGCCGGAAATGTCGGGTCTTTCGGAAATGTCCGAACGTCTTGAAAATGTCGAGGATGTCGCCTGTGTCCAGCTGCGTGACAAGGACATCGTCCGTCACCCGCTGGTCGCAAGCATGTTGACCGTTCTTTAG
- a CDS encoding ArsJ-associated glyceraldehyde-3-phosphate dehydrogenase produces MSRKIRIGINGFGRMGRLVLRAGWGHPDLEFVHINEIKGGAVTAAHLLEFDSVHGRWGNGVACIDDYVVIDQTHKISFSENATPGETDWVGMGCDIVLECTGKFKTPETLQPYFDQGVKKVIVAAPVKEGALNIVYGVNDDLYDPTQHHLLTAASCTTNCLAPVVKVMHEKLGIVHGSITTIHDVTNTQTIVDLPHKDLRRARSCLQSLIPTSTGSATAITMIYPELKGKLNGIAVRVPLLNASLTDCVFEVAEDTDTETVNRLMREASETYLAGILGYEERPLVSADYLNDSRSSIIDAGSTMVIDKRQVKILAWYDNEWGYVCRMADLAAKVAQHLLGK; encoded by the coding sequence ATGAGCCGCAAAATCCGCATTGGCATCAATGGTTTTGGCCGCATGGGCCGTCTGGTTCTGCGCGCAGGATGGGGGCACCCGGACCTTGAATTTGTCCATATCAACGAGATCAAGGGCGGGGCTGTTACCGCGGCCCATTTGCTGGAATTTGATTCGGTCCATGGCCGCTGGGGCAATGGTGTTGCCTGCATCGATGATTATGTGGTCATCGATCAGACGCACAAGATCAGTTTTAGCGAAAATGCCACCCCCGGCGAGACCGATTGGGTCGGCATGGGGTGCGACATTGTTCTGGAATGCACCGGCAAGTTCAAAACGCCCGAGACGTTGCAGCCCTATTTTGATCAGGGGGTTAAAAAGGTCATCGTTGCCGCCCCGGTCAAGGAAGGCGCACTTAACATCGTTTACGGCGTGAATGATGATCTTTATGACCCAACCCAGCATCACCTTTTGACCGCGGCGAGTTGCACGACCAACTGTCTGGCGCCAGTGGTCAAGGTCATGCACGAGAAGCTTGGCATCGTGCATGGATCGATCACCACCATTCATGATGTCACCAACACCCAGACGATTGTCGATCTGCCGCACAAGGATTTGCGCCGCGCACGGTCGTGCCTGCAATCGCTTATCCCGACCAGCACCGGCTCGGCGACCGCGATCACAATGATTTACCCGGAACTCAAGGGCAAGCTGAACGGTATTGCCGTGCGTGTCCCGTTGCTGAATGCGTCGCTGACCGATTGTGTGTTTGAAGTCGCAGAAGACACCGATACTGAGACCGTCAATCGCCTGATGCGTGAGGCATCTGAAACCTATCTTGCCGGTATTCTTGGCTATGAAGAACGCCCGCTGGTCAGTGCCGATTACCTTAATGACAGCCGGTCTTCGATTATCGATGCCGGATCGACCATGGTGATCGACAAGCGGCAGGTCAAAATCCTGGCCTGGTATGACAATGAATGGGGATATGTCTGCCGGATGGCGGATTTGGCGGCCAAAGTCGCGCAACACCTTTTGGGAAAATAG
- the arsB gene encoding ACR3 family arsenite efflux transporter, with product MGIFERFLTIWVAVSIVVGIVLGEMFPSVFQAIGNLTAYEINLPVTVLIWLMIVPMLMKVDFGALHEVGRQWRGIGVTLGVNWLIKPFTMVALGWLFIGFLFRPLLPEAQIESYIAGLILLGAAPCTAMVFVWSHLTKGDANFTLTQVALNDTIMIFAFAPIVALLLGISAITIPWETLTISVVAFIVIPVIAGQIIRNRVMKGGIAAFNNFDAKLKPVSMIALLSTLVLLFAFQGQQIIAQPMIIALLAVPIILQTYFIAAIAYLANKVLGVEHKIAAPSSMIGASNFFELAVATAIGLFGFSSGAALATVVGVLVEVPVMLSLVAIANRTRGWFTPSKIAN from the coding sequence ATGGGTATTTTCGAACGTTTTCTGACCATCTGGGTTGCTGTCAGCATCGTGGTCGGCATCGTCTTGGGCGAGATGTTCCCCAGCGTGTTTCAGGCGATTGGCAATCTGACCGCCTATGAGATCAATCTACCGGTGACGGTTCTGATCTGGCTGATGATTGTGCCAATGTTGATGAAGGTCGATTTTGGTGCCCTGCATGAAGTCGGACGGCAATGGCGCGGGATTGGTGTCACGCTTGGTGTGAATTGGCTGATCAAACCGTTTACCATGGTAGCGCTTGGCTGGCTCTTTATTGGCTTTCTGTTCCGCCCGCTCCTGCCCGAGGCACAGATTGAAAGCTACATCGCCGGTTTGATCCTTTTGGGGGCAGCCCCCTGCACGGCGATGGTGTTTGTCTGGTCACACCTGACCAAGGGGGATGCGAACTTTACGCTGACCCAGGTGGCACTTAATGACACGATCATGATCTTTGCCTTTGCGCCGATTGTTGCCTTGTTGCTCGGTATTTCGGCAATCACCATCCCGTGGGAAACGCTGACCATTTCGGTTGTGGCGTTTATCGTTATTCCGGTGATTGCCGGGCAGATTATCCGAAACCGCGTCATGAAAGGCGGGATCGCGGCGTTCAATAACTTTGATGCCAAGCTCAAACCCGTATCGATGATTGCGTTGCTTAGCACGCTGGTTCTGCTGTTTGCCTTTCAGGGGCAGCAGATCATTGCCCAGCCGATGATCATTGCCCTTCTGGCCGTACCGATCATTTTGCAGACCTATTTCATCGCCGCCATCGCCTATCTCGCCAACAAGGTGCTGGGTGTGGAACACAAAATCGCCGCCCCGTCTTCGATGATCGGGGCCTCGAACTTCTTTGAACTGGCTGTGGCAACCGCCATCGGGTTGTTTGGCTTTTCATCGGGTGCGGCCCTTGCCACCGTGGTTGGTGTGCTGGTCGAAGTGCCGGTGATGCTGTCACTTGTCGCCATTGCCAACCGCACCCGTGGCTGGTTCACCCCATCGAAAATTGCAAACTAA
- a CDS encoding ArsR/SmtB family transcription factor — MSEKIIAPAFAALGHEARLKIYRLLVKAGDEGLNIGDIGRVLGLPASTLSHHLGTLVQAGLVKQEKLGRETRNRADFEVMRDLVGFITDECCSGVDLDVAGETEKAC, encoded by the coding sequence ATGAGCGAAAAAATCATTGCACCGGCCTTTGCCGCACTGGGCCACGAAGCCCGTCTGAAAATCTATCGTCTGCTGGTCAAGGCCGGGGACGAAGGGCTTAATATTGGCGATATCGGGCGGGTGCTTGGCCTTCCGGCATCGACCCTTTCCCATCATCTCGGCACCTTGGTTCAGGCTGGTCTGGTCAAACAGGAAAAATTGGGGCGCGAAACCCGTAACCGGGCGGATTTCGAAGTCATGCGCGATCTTGTCGGGTTCATCACCGATGAATGCTGCAGCGGTGTCGATCTTGATGTCGCCGGTGAAACGGAAAAGGCCTGCTAG
- the ccmI gene encoding c-type cytochrome biogenesis protein CcmI, whose amino-acid sequence MTIWIVLGAITLLLAGFILWPIFGGNRKAGSDEASDASSASALEDGSPENELSRDLAVYRDQLSEIDRDIERGVLSAEQADAARTEVQRRILAADQRIKKQQPTDTIEQTSANKPVRAIAAGFIVLFIAGGFGLYLDLGNPTMPDRPITSRTDEINAVRMAQTADEDRQSVLNRAVSDLSQRLLENPDDLRAWELLGASLMALGRPEEAQTAFLETVKRSGRDGDYLAMYAESLIRSNNGQINTTARGVLREAEKTDSTDPRIQFYLGLADAQEGNVGAAVDRWIALANGAPGDAPWLPMVVGRINEAALAQGIDIEGRLNIAENTSTGPSQEDIAAAQEMTPEEQQQMIMSMVNGLAERLEAEPNNPDGWARLMQAYMVLGREDDAKAAFEKASTVFADQPELIARFDSLAQEIGISAN is encoded by the coding sequence ATGACCATCTGGATTGTTCTTGGCGCGATTACCCTGCTGCTTGCGGGGTTCATTCTGTGGCCGATTTTTGGCGGCAACCGTAAAGCTGGATCGGATGAGGCAAGTGATGCGTCGTCAGCATCGGCGCTTGAAGATGGCAGCCCGGAAAACGAGCTTTCGCGCGATCTGGCGGTTTATCGTGATCAGCTTTCCGAGATTGACCGTGATATTGAGCGCGGCGTTCTAAGCGCAGAACAAGCCGATGCCGCGCGCACCGAAGTTCAGCGTCGTATTCTGGCGGCCGATCAGCGCATCAAAAAGCAACAGCCCACTGACACTATCGAGCAGACATCGGCAAACAAGCCCGTCCGGGCCATTGCCGCCGGTTTTATCGTGCTGTTCATTGCAGGCGGGTTCGGGCTTTATCTTGATCTTGGCAATCCGACCATGCCAGACCGTCCGATCACCAGCCGCACCGATGAAATCAATGCCGTGCGCATGGCCCAGACGGCGGATGAAGACCGCCAGTCGGTGCTCAATCGTGCCGTTAGCGATCTGTCGCAAAGGCTTTTGGAAAATCCAGATGATCTGCGGGCCTGGGAATTGCTGGGTGCCAGCCTGATGGCGCTTGGTCGCCCGGAAGAAGCACAAACCGCGTTTCTTGAAACCGTCAAACGGTCTGGACGCGACGGTGATTATCTGGCCATGTATGCCGAAAGCCTGATCCGCAGCAACAACGGCCAAATCAATACAACAGCCCGTGGCGTGCTGCGCGAAGCCGAAAAAACTGACAGTACCGATCCGCGCATCCAGTTTTATCTTGGCCTTGCCGATGCACAGGAAGGCAATGTCGGTGCTGCGGTCGATCGCTGGATCGCGCTTGCCAATGGGGCACCGGGCGATGCCCCGTGGTTGCCGATGGTGGTTGGCCGGATCAACGAAGCCGCCCTTGCCCAAGGGATCGACATTGAAGGACGCCTGAACATTGCCGAAAACACGTCCACCGGCCCAAGTCAGGAAGATATCGCCGCCGCGCAGGAAATGACACCTGAAGAGCAGCAGCAAATGATCATGTCGATGGTCAATGGATTGGCCGAACGGCTGGAGGCTGAGCCGAACAATCCCGACGGGTGGGCCCGCCTGATGCAGGCCTATATGGTGCTGGGCCGGGAAGACGATGCCAAGGCGGCGTTCGAGAAGGCCAGCACGGTGTTTGCCGACCAGCCGGAACTAATTGCCCGATTCGACTCGCTGGCACAAGAAATCGGCATCTCGGCGAACTGA
- the arsJ gene encoding organoarsenical effux MFS transporter ArsJ codes for MSAAIRNYALVTGAYWGFTLTDGALRMLVLLHFHGIGYSAFEIALLFILYEVAGIVTNLVGGWLAQARGLRFTLFAGLALQIASLTALSFTNPDWLPAISVAYVMGLQAASGVAKDLTKMSSKSAIKVLVPAHAEGALFRWVALLTGSKNALKGVGFFMGGALLSWLGFSGSLLAMAAGLALTLVAVAISLGSAMAGPAGAMKPKFRDVFSRDRKINVLSAARLFLFGSRDIWFVVGLPVFLASELGWGHIEVGSYMALWVIGYGFIQAIAPKMLRAKTREPDGRTAQIWIAALIAVSAAIAIAITQDFAPELAVLGGLLVFGIVFAINSSLHSYLILAYAEGDKVAMNVGFYYMSNAIGRLTGTVLSGVAYLYGGLVGCLVTSIAFLTLAWVISAALPSRSATPTHG; via the coding sequence ATGTCGGCCGCAATCCGCAACTATGCGCTGGTCACTGGGGCCTATTGGGGCTTTACCCTAACCGACGGGGCGCTTCGTATGCTGGTGCTGTTGCACTTTCACGGCATTGGCTATTCGGCGTTTGAAATCGCGCTGTTGTTCATCCTGTACGAAGTGGCAGGCATCGTCACCAATCTGGTCGGTGGGTGGCTAGCGCAGGCGCGCGGATTGCGCTTTACCCTGTTTGCAGGGTTGGCATTGCAAATTGCATCGCTGACCGCCCTTTCATTTACCAATCCTGATTGGCTTCCGGCCATTTCGGTCGCCTATGTCATGGGGCTTCAGGCGGCATCGGGGGTGGCCAAGGATCTGACCAAGATGTCGAGCAAATCGGCGATCAAGGTTCTGGTCCCCGCCCATGCCGAGGGGGCGCTTTTCCGTTGGGTTGCGCTTTTGACCGGATCGAAGAACGCGCTTAAGGGTGTGGGCTTTTTCATGGGTGGAGCGTTGCTGTCCTGGCTTGGCTTTTCCGGTTCGCTTTTGGCGATGGCCGCGGGTCTTGCCCTGACCCTTGTGGCGGTTGCCATATCGCTCGGCTCTGCGATGGCCGGCCCGGCCGGCGCGATGAAGCCGAAATTTCGTGATGTCTTTTCGCGTGATCGCAAGATCAATGTTCTGTCCGCCGCACGTCTGTTTTTGTTTGGTTCGCGCGATATCTGGTTTGTCGTGGGTCTGCCGGTGTTTCTGGCATCCGAGCTTGGCTGGGGCCATATCGAAGTCGGCAGTTACATGGCGCTTTGGGTGATCGGATATGGCTTTATTCAGGCCATTGCGCCGAAGATGCTGCGTGCGAAAACCCGCGAGCCGGATGGCCGCACTGCGCAAATCTGGATTGCCGCCCTTATTGCCGTGTCTGCTGCTATTGCCATTGCCATCACACAGGACTTCGCCCCGGAACTTGCCGTTCTGGGTGGGTTGCTGGTGTTTGGGATTGTCTTTGCGATCAACTCATCCCTGCATTCCTACCTGATCCTTGCCTATGCCGAGGGCGACAAGGTCGCGATGAATGTCGGGTTCTATTATATGTCGAACGCCATCGGACGTTTGACCGGAACGGTACTTTCGGGGGTGGCGTATCTTTATGGCGGATTGGTCGGATGCCTTGTGACATCAATCGCGTTTTTAACGCTCGCCTGGGTGATCAGTGCCGCCCTGCCATCGCGTTCAGCGACACCAACGCATGGTTGA
- a CDS encoding ArsR/SmtB family transcription factor, with product METKHAISALGALAQEHRLAAFRLLVRAGNDGIAAGELARQISIPHNTMSSHLTTLSQAGLITSTREGRSIIYRIVPDAMRDLLGFLADDCCQGHPELCGLPSRSATVDKKGCS from the coding sequence ATGGAAACAAAACACGCAATCAGCGCCCTTGGCGCCCTGGCACAGGAACACAGACTGGCAGCATTCCGGTTGCTGGTTCGGGCCGGGAATGACGGTATTGCCGCAGGCGAACTGGCCCGGCAGATATCCATTCCGCACAACACCATGTCATCTCATCTGACCACACTTAGTCAGGCAGGGCTGATTACCAGCACCCGCGAAGGCCGGTCGATCATTTACCGGATCGTTCCCGATGCCATGCGTGATCTTCTCGGGTTTCTTGCCGATGACTGCTGTCAGGGGCACCCCGAACTGTGCGGGCTGCCAAGCCGTTCTGCCACCGTCGATAAAAAAGGATGCAGCTAG